A stretch of the Medicago truncatula cultivar Jemalong A17 chromosome 5, MtrunA17r5.0-ANR, whole genome shotgun sequence genome encodes the following:
- the LOC11436130 gene encoding cysteine synthase 2, with protein MAPVAARNAGAVGVGTAIFVSLVVAYFFCDRLCNPSKKKKKKKSKNGIIDAIGNTPLIRINSLSDATGCEILGKCEFLNPGGSVKDRVAVQIIEEALESGQLRRGGIVTEGSAGSTAISIATVAPAYGCKCHVVIPDDAAIEKSQIIEALGATVERVRPVSITHKDHFVNIARRRASEANEFAFKHRKSQPKGTDSQQINGCKSDGHKHSTLFPNDCQGGFFADQFENLANFRAHYEGTGPEIWEQTNGNLDAFVAAAGTGGTVAGVSKFLQEKNPNIKCYLIDPPGSGLFNKVMRGVMYTKEEAEGRRLKNPFDTITEGIGINRVTKNFAEAKLDGAFRGTDMEAVEMARFLVKNDGLFLGSSSAMNCVGAVRIAQSIGPGHTIVTILCDSGMRHLSKFYNAEYLSQLGLTPKATGLEFLGIK; from the exons ATGGCGCCTGTGGCAGCGAGAAACGCCGGCGCTGTTGGTGTCGGAACTGCCATCTTCGTCTCCCTCGTCGTTGCATATTTCTTCTGCGACCGTCTCTGCAATCCatctaagaagaagaagaagaagaaatcaaagAATGGAATCATTGACGCCATTGGTAACACTCCTTTGATTAGAATCAATAGTCTCTCTGATGCCACTGGTTGCGAA ATTCTTGGCAAGTGTGAGTTTTTGAATCCTGGAGGGAGTGTTAAAGATCGTGTTGCAGTTCAAATTATTGAAGAG GCTTTGGAATCTGGGCAGCTACGACGAGGTGGAATAGTTACTGAAGGGAGTGCTGGAAGCACTGCAATTAGCATTGCTACAGTTGCTCCTGCTTATGGATGCAAATGTCATGTGGTTATTCCAGATGATGCTGCCATTGAGAAG TCTCAAATTATTGAAGCACTTGGAGCAACTGTTGAAAGAGTACGACCAGTGTCAATCACACACAAAGACCATTTTGTCAATATTGCAAGAAGACGGGCATCTGAAGCAAATGAATTTGCATTTAAGCATAGAAAATCACAACCGAAGGGCACGGACTCGCAGCAAATAAATGGTTGTAAATCTGATGGGCACAAGCACAGCACACTCTTTCCTAATGATTGTCAAGGCGGTTTCTTTGCTGATCAGTTTGAGAACCTTGCAAACTTCAGGGCCCATTACGAAGGTACAGGACCTGAGATTTGGGAACAGACAAATGGAAATTTAGATGCATTTGTTGCAGCAGCAGGCACTGGTGGTACTGTGGCTGGTGTTTCCAAGTTTCTTCAG GAAAAGAATCCAAACATCAAGTGTTACCTCATAGATCCTCCGGGTTCTGGCTTGTTTAATAAGGTAATGAGGGGGGTAATGTACACCAAAGAGGAGGCAGAAGGACGAAGACTTAAGAATCCATTTGACACTATAACAGAAGGAATCGGAATTAACAGGGTAACGAAGAATTTTGCAGAGGCAAAACTTGATGGGGCCTTTAGAGGAACAGATATGGAGGCCGTTGAAATGGCCAG GTTTCTCGTGAAGAATGATGGGCTTTTCCTTGGGAGTTCTTCTGCGATGAACTGTGTTGGAGCAGTTAGAATAGCGCAATCAATTGGCCCTGGTCACACAATTGTAACCATTCTTTGTGATAGTGGAATGAGACATTTGAGCAAGTTTTATAATGCTGAATACTTGTCTCAGCTTGGTTTGACACCTAAAGCAACTGGATTAGAGTTCTTGGGTATCAAATGA